A part of Aspergillus flavus chromosome 5, complete sequence genomic DNA contains:
- a CDS encoding Jacalin-like lectin domain-containing protein, with protein sequence MKFLQRLLPLAVAFLPMTCALSDPEMIQSVELNSDPKPPSLIYNDPVGGSGGQDFSVIAAPSETIDTLHFWVGDGAGQPKVLRGLQITWSDNQNSTVYGTTTDDYQSFKFAPGEIIKEMQIAKGIRADSISFTTTSRSFFAGGQGGKEVTMNVGSGILVGFQGRAARDIDRLGPIFAQVQPTTLKVG encoded by the exons ATGAAGTTTCTGCAACGCCTCCTTCCCTTGGCTGTAGCCTTTCTGCCAATGACCTGTGCACTGTCAGATCCT GAAATGATACAAAGTGTTGAGCTGAATTCCGACCCCAAGCCACCATCCTTGATCTACAATGATCCAGTCGGCGGCTCCGGTGGACAGGACTTTTCAGTCATCGCCGCACCCTCCGAGACAATCGATACCCTCCATTTCTGGGTCGGAGATGGAGCTGGTCAACCGAAAGTACTCCGAGGACTCCAAATCACCTGGTCCGATAATCAAAATAGCACAGTCTACGGAACAACGACCGATGACTATCAGTCCTTCAAATTTGCACCAGGTGAAATCATCAAGGAGATGCAGATCGCCAAGGGGATACGCGCGGATAGTATATCTTTCACAACAACGTCCCGCTCGTTCTTTGCTGGAGGTcagggagggaaggaagttACGATGAATGTGGGCAGTGGCATACTTGTGGGTTTTCAAGGACGCGCGGCGAGAGACATTGATCGCCTCGGGCCTATCTTTGCACAAGTTCAGCCCACTACGTTGAAGGTTGGGTAA
- a CDS encoding 60S ribosomal protein uL24, whose product MTVQNHSLASSRRKSRKAHFNAGSGERRVIMSAPLSKELREKYNVRSLPIRKDDEVTIVRGGQKGREGKITSVYRLKWVVHVERVVREKSNGQSVPLGIHPSKVVISKLHLDKDREQILERIGKGREAAKAKSA is encoded by the exons ATGACTGTTCAGAACCACA GTTTGGCCTCTTCCCGCCGGAAGTCGCGCAAGGCGCACTTCAACGCTGGCTCCGGCGAGCGCCGTGTCATCATGAGCGCCCCTCTGAGCAAGGAACTCCGTGAGAAGTACAAT GTCCGCTCTCTCCCCATCCGTAAGGACGACGAGGTCACCATTGTCCGTGGAGGCCAGAAGGGCCGTGAGGGCAAGATCACCAGCGTTTACCGTCTTAAGTGGGTTGTCCACGTCGAGCGTGTCGTCCGCGAGAAGTCCAACGGCCAGAGCGTTCCCCTCGGTATCCACCCCTCCAAGGTCGTCATCTCCAAGCTCCACCTCGACAAGGACCGTGAGCAGATCCTGGAGCGCATCGGAAAGGGCCGTGAGGCTGCCAAGGCCAAGTCTGCTTAG
- a CDS encoding triacylglycerol lipase, with amino-acid sequence MKLAIFLSVVLTFFVEVKNAAPLDSLRPTINLDYAQYQGLRLPAGVDQYLGMRYAAPPLAELRFRAPQEPARTSSVQDASAFGPVCVGTGQNVTEKTAEDCLFINVFTPSSATQGSKLPVWVYIQGGAYATNSNANYNGTQVIEESGHEIILVNFNYRVGALGFLAGQKVQQDGDLNVGLLDQRKALQWVKKYIHLFGGDPNHVVIHGASAGAGSVAYHLAAYGGRNDGLFVGAVAESPFWPAQRNSSESEAQFSQFIEAVGCSTISCLRSANITAIQKAQATSIDPTDPTRATPSSWEFGPVVDGAFIQDRLYPLFAQGKFIRVPLIIGGDTNEGSGFAYNATSPADISEFLTSLYPGLSSSQLKSINRAYQGMQPVPLHAEYFPAASAAYGDAVFTCPGIHMSTKMTELYAVGGEKVWSYRYNVQDPENLSKGLGVPHTFETEAIFGPDYGGGLSSSITNINAGIVPIVMNYYISFVKSLDPNSFRAEGAPYWMPWGSGERLKIQTNQTAMEVIPGMQADRCALWEALAPVMNV; translated from the exons ATGAAACTAGCCATCTTTCTGTCCGTTGTGTTAACCTTTTTCGTTGAGGTTAAAAATGCCGCTCCCCTTGATTCACTCCGACCGACGATCAACCTTGATTATGCTCAGTATCAAGGACTGAGACTTCCGGCTGGAGTAGATCAATATCTAGGCATGCGATATGCTGCGCCGCCACTAGCAGAGCTTCGTTTCCGGGCTCCTCAAGAACCTGCTCGCACGTCTTCCGTCCAGGATGCTTCAGCG TTTGGCCCAGTATGTGTTGGTACAGGCCAGAATGTAACTGAGAAAACAGCCGAGGATTGTCTCTTCATCAATGTCTTCACTCCTTCCAGTGCCACACAAGGTTCCAAACTCCCTGTTTGGGTGTATATTCAGGGTGGCGCATATGCGACGAATTCGAATGCAAACTACAACGGTACCCAGGTGATAGAGGAATCCGGACATGAAATTATACTGGTCAACTTTAACTATCGTGTGGGAGCATTGGGCTTTCTAGCTGGTCAAAAAGTCCAGCAAGATGGTGACCTCAATGTCGGCTTGCTTGATCAGCGCAAAGCCCTACAATGGGTAAAGAAGTACATTCACCTG TTTGGCGGTGATCCAAACCATGTCGTCATTCATGGTGCGTCGGCCGGTGCAGGCTCGGTGGCCTACCATCTTGCAGCATACGGGGGTCGCAATGATGGCCTTTTCGTAGGAGCGGTGGCTGAAAGTCCATTCTGGCCTGCCCAACGGAATAGCTCCGAGTCCGAGGCACAGTTCAGTCAATTTATAGAGGCTGTCGGATGCTCGACAATTTCATGTTTGCGATCAGCCAACATCACCGCCATTCAGAAAGCACAGGCTACTTCAATAGATCCAACAGATCCCACACGTGCAACGCCCTCTTCTTGGGAGTTCGGCCCAGTTGTTGACGGGGCTTTCATCCAAGACCGTCTATATCCTCTCTTTGCACAGGGAAAATTCATCCGTGTTCCTTTGATTATTGGCGGAGACACAAACGAAGGCTCCGGCTTTGCCTACAATGCCACGAGCCCGGCCGATATATCCGAATTTTTGACTAGCCTATACCCCGGACTAAGCTCAAGCCAATTGAAGTCGATCAATCGCGCTTATCAGGGCATGCAGCCCGTTCCGCTTCATGCAGAATACTTCCCTGCTGCCTCCGCCGCGTATGGAGATGCTGTCTTCACCTGTCCAGGCATTCATATGAGCACTAAGATGACAGAACTTTACGCTGTGGGTGGTGAAAAGGTTTGGAGTTATCGATATAATGTCCAGGATCCAGAAAACCTTAGCAAGGGGTTGGGAGTCCCGCATACCTTCGAGACAGAGGCTATTTTCGGACCGGACTACGGCGGTGGACTTAGCAGCAGCATTACCAATATCAATGCCGGAATTGTTCCTATTGTCAtgaattattatattagctttGTGAAGTCGTTGGATCCTAACAGTTTCAGAGCCGAGGGTGCACCTTACTGGATGCCTTGGGGGTCGGGAGAGAGACTGAAGATACAGACGAATCAGACGGCGATGGAGGTCATTCCAGGAATGCAAGCCGATCGGTGTGCACTGTGGGAAGCGTTGGCTCCTGTCATGAATGTTTAG
- a CDS encoding NACHT and WD40 domain protein codes for MRKFNELRSKISSKAKSRHPDKSRQGISPDSTHTNRIEQQAPPVVSPTPGDNKRLSSIHEDLWNRAYKKLKEDPVKEKYMNSYEQLVSDIFLRQPTNGSARAEPVHEGKSGTDRTPWTEDQLQNIVQKGLERVNASQKRIDSASEVFGVVQNLKPIFNAVLSNTPHTALPWAIVSSTLDILANPVRSTKALYDGVSHVVGRMQWYSKITDNLLQTGSENGHQKLEEVRKQLETGMLDMYKCMLFYEIKSVCFYHKNQLAVFVRGLFNIDDWDGGLTKLNEQENALRSDLQQYKLEQIVAILDQMATNKKACDGADDEYRECLKSLGVANPMLRTKDIIARKNEVLKDCYKWVFQTKSYQDFMDWQSEDTPNLLWIQGQAGTGKTMLLAGIMEELNTFSANSVSPTTLHFFFQDKDGQTDQSLIAVKSLLWLLLSQYPYLVQYVHEVQGSQGNLFDGDYAFTITSDLIKTMLQDDRIDPVILILDALDECEYKARTMLTNFLGSLLQLNSRDNGRVKVLISSRPLEEIKIAVKGIKSTIPRATIEVDNISLEAPITAFIEWNIDRLEESTEDKTLLPTIRKGLRKRASNTFLWVSLVCQELNHYGLHMWEDILGEIPDGLVELYDNLLAKLEGSKYKRHVQTCKKALTISILARRPLSLSELALLAEIEESMIRSIVHDCRSFLTIQGDTVYLFHQSVQDYLQDNYNRLQVQRREYIHQSIFELSLKGMESQLERNMYKLPYAGSSFEDNSLPAPDPLRAIRYSCRFWVHHLKHGDSTYDASDMIYSFLRKHFLHWLETMSLMHMMPDSIEIIEELKPLTTSHSMLHGFLQDAKRFTLKNQHTATTAPLQLYSSGLLFSPQSSIIRREFQKEIPAWITRFPSAETQWDAVLQSLDHPSAVRFTCFSPDGRFLASSSWAGPIAEYSIINICDPNTGALKQRLKITNSMSSLAFSPDSQRLAATCWDNWIRVWDTVTWTEIKVPHQYERSAVGFTSGNELLVSTAGFSTLSIWDIKTSASDPKIKIETHAEIGAVSFSPDAALLAHIRRDRTIKIWSTSTGALEQTLVDQLGSIEDVLVFSFGNDMLVSGSRNALRLWKTANQEPIFTLPHKGPVTAVEFSRDDSLAASGCSDYVIRLWNTRTGHLEQVLEGHVSTPICLSFSVDGQVLASGSEDHTLKLWDLMKGKLDPTQISQQTTSQDLDSPSDQIAVIDLSPDEQQVAAGSWGGVVTLWDVKTGNLQYTLKRTTSCSTLAFTPDSQQVVWGGFEGIIHVCNAKSGVYEGETVKRPALLRLEREPSTRKPEVLFEDGWVVAVSSGQRILWLPPEHRPAYWVDWKCIENGNMLVCGTDKGHVHFYEFHLEGDLT; via the exons ATGAGAAAGTTTAATGAGCTGAGGAGTAAAATATCCTCCAAAGCAAAAAGCAGACATCCCGATAAAAGCAGACAGGGCATCAGTCCAGATTCCACGCACACAAATCGAATTGAACAGCAAGCGCCTCCAGTTGTTTCCCCAACTCCTGGTGACAATAAGAGGCTAAGCTCAATCCATGAGGACCTTTGGAATAGAGCCTACAAGAAGCTCAAAGAGGATCCGGTCAAGGAGAAGTATATGAACTCTTACGAACAACTAGTATCGGACATCTTTTTGAGACAACCCACCAATGGATCAGCGCGTGCCGAACCCGTCCATGAAGGCAAAAGTGGTACTGATAGGACACCATGGACGGAAGACCAGTTACAAAATATCGTTCAAAAAGGGCTGGAGAGAGTCAATGCAAGCCAGAAACGAATCGACAGCGCGTCTGAGGTTTTCGGGGTGGTGCAGAATTTGAAACCCATATTCAACGCCGTCCTGAGCAACACACCACATACTGCCCTTCCATGGGCAATCGTTTCCTCCACTCTTGAC ATTCTTGCAAATCCAGTTCGATCAACCAAAGCTCTTTACGATGGGGTCAGTCATGTGGTTGGTAGGATGCAGTGGTATTCGAAGATAACCGACAACCTTCTTCAGACTGGTAGTGAGAATGGCCACCAGAAGCTCGAAGAAGTCCGTAAGCAGCTTGAGACTGGAATGCTCGATATGTACAAGTGCATGCTTTTTTATGAGATCAAGAGTGTGTGTTTTTACCACAAGAACCAGCTTGCAGTCTTTGTCCGTGGTCTTTTCAACATTGATGACTGGGATGGCGGCCTGACAAAACTCAATGAGCAAGAAAATGCTCTCCGATCTGACCTGCAGCAATACAAGCTGGAGCAAATCGTTGCGATCCTTGATCAAATGGCCACCAATAAGAAAGCATGTGACGGGGCTGACGACGAGTATCGCGAATGTCTGAAATCTTTAGGCGTGGCAAACCCTATGCTGAGAACCAAAGATATTATAGCACGGAAGAATGAGGTTCTTAAAGATTGCTATAAATGGGTATTCCAGACGAAATCTTATCAAGACTTCATGGATTGGCAAAGCGAGGACACGCCGAACCTGCTATGGATTCAGGGACAAGCGGGTACTGGCAAGACGATGCTCCTAGCTGGGATCATGGAGGAACTGAATACATTCTCCGCTAACTCAGTCTCACCAACAACTCtacatttctttttccaagACAAGGACGGCCAGACTGATCAGAGTTTGATAGCAGTGAAGAGTCTCCTATGGCTATTGCTAAGCCAATACCCGTATCTCGTGCAATATGTTCATGAGGTACAGGGTTCCCAGGGAAATTTATTTGACGGTGATTACGCCTTCACTATTACTTCCGATTTGATCAAAACAATGCTGCAGGATGATAGGATTGACCCAGTTATCCTTATACTCGATGCTCTAGATGAATGTGAGTATAAGGCTAGGACAATGCTAACCAACTTTCTTGGTTCCCTACTACAATTGAACTCAAGAGACAATGGGAGGGTTAAGGTACTCATTTCAAGTCGTCCTCTAGAGGAGATTAAAATAGCAGTAAAAGGTATCAAGTCAACAATACCAAGAGCCACCATTGAGGTCGACAACATTTCACTCGAGGCACCAATAACCGCTTTTATCGAATGGAATATCGATCGATTAGAAGAATCCACCGAAGACAAAACCCTTCTACCTACAATCAGGAAGGGGCTTCGCAAACGGGCAAGCAACACCTTCCTATGGGTTTCATTGGTGTGCCAAGAGCTCAACCATTATGGGCTTCATATGTGGGAAGACATCCTTGGTGAAATTCCGGATGGTCTGGTAGAACTGTATGACAACCTTCTTGCCAAGTTAGAAGGATCAAAATACAAGCGTCATGTTCAAACTTGCAAGAAGGCGCTTACAATCTCAATATTAGCACGTCGACCATTGAGCCTTAGTGAATTAGCATTGCTTGCCGAGATAGAGGAAAGCATGATACGGTCTATCGTCCATGACTGCAGATCATTCCTCACCATCCAAGGAGACACTGTCTATTTGTTCCATCAATCTGTCCAGGATTACCTGCAAGATAACTATAACCGATTGCAAGTCCAGCGCCGGGAATACATCCACCAATCAATCTTCGAGTTGTCGTTGAAAGGCATGGAAAGTCAATTAGAAAGAAACATGTACAAGCTCCCATATGCAGGCTCCAGCTTCGAGGACAACAGCCTCCCAGCTCCAGACCCACTGCGTGCCATCCGATATTCATGTCGCTTTTGGGTACACCACCTGAAGCACGGCGATTCCACGTACGATGCAAGTGATATGATTTACTCCTTCCTCCGAAAGCATTTCCTTCACTGGCTAGAAACCATGAGTCTCATGCATATGATGCCCGATAGTATCGAGATCATAGAAGAACTAAAACCACTAACCACT TCACATTCTATGTTGCACGGGTTTCTTCAAGACGCAAAAAGATTTACCTTGAAGAATCAACACACCGCTACCACTGCCCCGCTGCAGCTGTATAGCTCTGGTCTTCTATTCTCACCCCAGTCTAGCATCATCCGGCGAGAGTTTCAGAAAGAGATTCCCGCCTGGATAACAAGGTTTCCCTCGGCTGAGACGCAGTGGGATGCAGTCTTACAGTCACTAGATCATCCCTCCGCTGTGCGCTTTACATGCTTTTCGCCCGATGGTCGATTCCTGGCATCTAGCTCTTGGGCCGGTCCAATAGCTGAATATAgcattataaatatatgtgATCCAAACACGGGAGCACTAAAGCAAAGATTGAAAATTACTAACTCCATGAGCTCGTTAGCGTTCTCTCCAGACAGCCAACGCCTAGCTGCAACGTGCTGGGACAACTGGATCAGAGTGTGGGACACCGTTACATGGACCGAAATAAAGGTTCCTCACCAATACGAAAGGTCTGCAGTAGGGTTTACTTCAGGAAACGAGCTACTGGTCTCTACAGCGGGATTCTCAACACTTTCAATATGGGATATAAAGACGTCAGCGTCCGACCCGAAGATCAAGATTGAAACGCATGCCGAAATTGGAGCAGTGAGCTTTTCACCTGATGCTGCGCTGCTCGCCCACATTCGACGGGATAGAACCATCAAGATTTGGAGCACCTCAACCGGTGCGCTTGAGCAAACCCTTGTGGACCAGTTAGGTAGCATCGAGGATGTCttggtcttttcctttggtAATGACATGCTCGTCTCGGGATCACGCAATGCTTTGCGATTATGGAAGACAGCAAATCAGGAGCCGATCTTCACTCTCCCACACAAGGGGCCAGTCACAGCGGTAGAATTCTCCAGAGACGACAGCTTAGCTGCATCAGGGTGCTCGGATTATGTTATTCGGTTGTGGAACACACGGACAGGACACCTCGAACAGGTTTTAGAAGGGCATGTATCCACACCCATTTGTTTGTCCTTTTCAGTGGATGGCCAAGTACTAGCATCTGGTTCAGAGGATCATACCCTTAAGCTCTGGGACCTAATGAAAGGAAAGTTAGACCCAACTCAGATCTCCCAGCAGACAACTAGTCAAGATTTGGACAGTCCGTCGGATCAGATTGCGGTCATTGACCTTTCCCCTGACGAGCAGCAGGTAGCAGCAGGATCATGGGGCGGTGTTGTTACGCTGTGGGATGTGAAAACTGGAAATTTACAATACACTCTAAAGCGGACAACGTCTTGTTCAACCTTAGCGTTCACACCAGACAGTCAGCAGGTAGTATGGGGAGGTTTTGAGGGTATAATCCACGTGTGTAATGCGAAAAGCGGGGTTTATGAGGGAGAAACAGTGAAACGTCCGGCTCTACTGCGTCTAGAGCGCGAGCCCTCGACGCGCAAGCCAGAGGTTCTGTTTGAGGATGGATGGGTGGTAGCAGTCAGCAGTGGACAGAGAATTCTATGGCTACCACCTGAACATCGTCCTGCCTATTGGGTAGATTGGAAATGTATTGAAAACGGAAACATGCTGGTATGCGGAACTGACAAAGGCCATGTTCATTTTTATGAGTTTCATTTGGAGGGGGATTTGACATGA
- a CDS encoding major facilitator superfamily domain-containing protein: MDEETSPLLGSPQLRASGWTPSFLTYLVICNFFLAGSGAFISLPLIRLIEDNLCRRYIQQDSSLDESLCKTDQIQSELAYLNGSLLLVEAIVGLVVAFPFGVLADRIGRKPIILLSTVGSQLALAWELAVIALQGTISVKLILTGPLFNVVGGGSTVQVASLYSIASDLVPETDRAAAFFLMVLASLAGASVGPAISSKLTEIFSPWIPAILGFFILPIGLSVLIFIPESFPPLKRDGFPENDDQPDSEEQTQCSNSFKSHLAQSLHLLKSSFATLKSTSIIVVLATFLTRMPEHLATSQFFAQYISKRFDWPLAKTGYLLTIRGIIHLVVLSLALPWLSKLLLRKQRPASKDLTLVRFSAALAAVGALGMAASQIRLVLSGLVLQSLGAGLGPLCRSLAISHVTPQDTSKLNTLIGIVETISMLFAGPALAWLFEMGMKLGGLSLGLPYFALAGSFLLCLVGLLFVRAPTEQETDLLGGDLEGDY, translated from the exons ATGGACGAAGAAACATCCCCGCTGCTAGGCAGCCCTCAACTACGAGCATCGGGATGGACACCGTCGTTCTTAACATACCTCGTCATTTGCAACTTCTTCCTGGCGGGCTCTGGCGCCTTTATCAGCCTACCCCTGATACGACTAATTGAAGACAACCTCTGTCGGCGATACATCCAACAAGACTCTTCTCTTGACGAAAGTCTCTGCAAGACTGATCAGATCCAGTCCGAATTAGCCTATCTTAACGGGTCACTCCTCTTAGTAGAGGCCATTGTCG GTCTGGTTGTTGCATTTCCATTCGGAGTCCTGGCTGACAG AATCGGTCGTAAACCAATTATTCTCCTTTCCACGGTAGGATCTCAGCTTGCGCTGGCCTGGGAGCTTGCCGTCATTGCTCTACAAGGCACCATATCAGTAAAACTGATCTTGACCGGTCCGCTGTTCAATGTGGTTGGCGGTGGAAGTACAGTCCAAGTGGCCAGTTTGTACTCTATTGCTTCAGACTTGGTGCCTGAAACAGACAG AGCGGCGGCGTTCTTCTTGATGGTGTTGGCAAGTTTAGCCGGCGCTTCCGTCGGCCCAGCTATTTCTTCCAAGCTTACGGAGATCTTCTCACCCTGGATCCCGGCCATCCTTGGCTTCTTCATTCTACCAATCGGCCTAAGCGTATTGATCTTCATCCCGGAGTCCTTCCCTCCCTTAAAGCGGGATGGGTTCCCTGAAAACGACGACCAGCCTGACTCGGAGGAGCAAACACAATGCAGTAACTCCTTTAAATCACACCTAGCTCAGTCCCTGCACCTTCTCAAATCCTCCTTCGCAACGCTGAAGTCCACCTCGATCATCGTTGTCCTCGCCACCTTCCTCACACGTATGCCCGAGCATCTCGCCACCTCACAGTTCTTCGCCCAGTATATAAGCAAACGCTTCGACTGGCCCCTTGCCAAAACAGGCTACCTCCTCACCATCCGTGGCATCATACACCTGGTGGTCCTGTCTCTAGCCCTTCCTTGGCTATCGAAGCTGCTCCTGCGAAAGCAGCGCCCGGCGAGTAAGGATCTCACTCTTGTGCGGTTCTCGGCTGCCCTCGCCGCCGTCGGAGCGCTCGGCATGGCTGCGTCGCAGATTAGACTTGTATTGTCCGGACTGGTGCTGCAGAGCTTGGGGGCTGGTTTGGGCCCCCTGTGCCGCTCATTGGCTATCAGCCATGTTACACCACAGGACACATCCAAGTTGAACACGTTAATAGGGATCGTGGAAACGATCAGTATGCTGTTTGCGGGGCCGGCGCTGGCGTGGCTGTTTGAAATGGGTATGAAGCTGGGTGGACTTTCTCTTGGACTGCCCTATTTTGCTCTGGCGGGGTcgtttcttctttgcttggtGGGGTTGCTTTTTGTTCGTGCCCCTACCGAACAGGAGACCGATCTTCTGGGAGGAGATCTGGAAGGGGATTACTGA